The genomic region TGAGGCagggctctgtggcccaggccagcAGTGGCTGCCTCTCTTGGTTCTGCATGGGACATTTTGCCAACCCTGAGGACCAGTTCTTGGGGTTCCAGGCCTCGGCCTTCCTGCTCCACGTGCTCAAGCCCCCATGGGGCTGCGACACCATCTGGCTCCTCACAGGGAGGTCCAGCCATGTTCTCTGGGCTCCCAGTGAGCTCCCTCCCCTCCGTCTACCCCCAGAATCCATCCTTCATTCCTCCACCAAGCTCCTGTGTGAGCTGCAGCGCCCACACGGGGGAagccctgcactccagcagcaTCTTCCAGCCTTGGCACAGAACTGATGGCAAAGGAAGGGCTGGGTTTTCAGCTCCTGGGACTTGAGGAAGACCCCACACCTCACTCCTCCTTCCCCAGTACATCAGACTGGTTAGGAGGCATCCCGGAAGGAGCAGCCTCATGCCCAGGTTTCAGCCCTAAAGGTAATGATTGTCTTGACTCTGCCTTGGCATTTCGCTCGGAATCACGGCAGACGTGGAGTGTTTCTTCAAGGCAGGCATCTGCTTATGAGCAAGGTCcatcataaacatttttcaaaatattgtgcATTAATTCATTAAAGCTACTgttaaatatttgctgtttttagATTGGCTTCCGTGCTAATTTTGCAGTTGTAGCActgtatattttatctcatttctgtGCCAAAAAAGTTCATCTTCATGTTTTTCTAATACACAATCTTGATTATGTTTCCAAAATAAAGCTTCAGCTCCTTGGTCAATAGGAGTAAGGGTGTAGCCATCCAGGGTCTCCAGGCTGTAGGCAGACCCGATCCTGCGGTTCATCCTATGGTTGTTGAAATGTACCTCGATCAGTCATCTCCGGTATTCCTCACTCTAGCCACGAGCCATTGCCATCTTATGGGCCCGATTTGGATACTCTGAATTATGTCATGGAGTAGACAGTTACTTCTAAATCCCAGCAACCAAGTTGCGTATCCTTCCTTACAGCTAGTTTCTacagagaagtgaaaaagaaatctGGCTTCCTTAATAAGATAGTTGAGCCTATGACATTAAGGAGCAGCCCTGCTGGCAGAAGATTCTAGATTCACTGGTGGTTTAAGGCCCAGGGATTTAGTTCTTACTGGTGCATAAATGTTTTCCCATCCTAACCGGAAAACCACTCACCCAGGCTTCCCCCACTTCCCCTCAAGTTTTCTCAGCTCTGCCGCTGGTCTCCATGAACGGCAAGGGGAACCACCACTCATTCACTGTCAGTGTAGGAAAGACAGAGGATGCCCTTGCAAAAATTGGGACTGAGGACAGAAGCACACACAATGGTGGATCGTACATTTGCACCCAGAGCTACTAAACGCTCAGTGACCCCAGAGACCATTAATTTCCCAGAGTGAAGGGGATGGGGGTAGAGCTAATTGGAATTTTTATTATCCAGGACTCATCCTAAGAagaatgttggcctctcttcaTCCCTGGCTTAGCCGTCAGGTAGAACGCTTACTCACCTGACACCGACTTCTTAGAGAAGCAAGTCTTTTTTGAATGGAGGAGCGATGGTAACCCCACTAGGGGGCGCCCATGATCGGCTCCCAGTGAGCCCTCTTAGGGGTAAGCAGGCCGCATATCTAGAGTCTGATAGTCTGTGTGTACATAAGGTCTAGAAGTCTGTGGAAATGCCCTGAAACCTGTAGTATTATCTTAACTACCCTCTTATGTTAAGGTTTACATAATaggatttttaaacaaatttaattttttaagatctcttgtattaaaattttcttttggaatAAGCTGTGGAAATTTTGTTACAACCTGGTTGAGATAAACCTCTTTACAATGACAAAAATTGTGACATTTTATAAATTAGATACTTCAGTGGATGGTCTCTGTCTCAGTTCTTTTTCAACAACTGGAGATTGAGGTGAACTTAATACACGTGGATCAACTGaattgaaatggaacagaatctcattttgagttaattatatTAGGCAGATTTGGATAAACTGGCAATGCAGCATTAAAATTTCATACAGAAAACACTCCTCATTACAGGTACCTATGTATTCACTCCTAGAAGAAACAATTATTAGGCGGCTACTGTATACCAGGTGCTTGGCATACAGCAGTAAGACAGGTAAGGTGTACTGTTGGAGTCACAGTGGACATGAAGCAGACAGATTTTTAAGAAGTCAACCATCCGGATAATTTCAGACCACAGTAAATATTGCAAAAGAGTGACAGGAATTAGAGATTCTTGGTCCCAACCAAGAATCTACGTTCAACAGCCTAGGCACTGCTGTCATTGGGGACTGGGTGATTCTGTTGTGGGGGGCTGTCCCGTACATTGTAGGATGCCTCCACCTGTTAGACGCCAGGGGCACCCCTTTAGTTAGACAGATGTCCAGACATGGCCAGAAGTCccctggggggagggggggccAGTGGAGAGCCATGGGGCTAAGGTCAAGGGGTCCCCTTGGCtgaagtggctttttttttttttggagacagttttttactcttgttgcccaggctggagtgcaaaggtgccatctccgctcaccacaacctccgcctcccgggttcaagcaattctcctgcctcaagcctcctgagtagctgtgattacatgCATGGGCCAGCACTCCTGGCTAAAGttttatgttttagtagagacagggtttttccatgttggttaggcttgtctcgaactcaggcctcaagtgatccacccatctcagcctccaaaagtgctgggattacatgtgtgagccaccacacctggctggctaAAGTGACTTTTAAGCTGAGACCTAAAGGATGAAAAGAAACTCTACACTGCCCCCACACCTCCCAAATAATTTACACTGGCTTAAATACTCAGACCCTGCAACAAAATAGTCAACATTTTTAACCCAGTTATggtaacagagaaaagaaaggctcCTGGGATGAGAATCCAGGCATAAAGTAAGTTCCCACCAGGGCCGCATGAAGGGCATTGTTGCAGGTGGCCCTTAGAGCCCGGCTGCGCAAAGGCTGCTGTGGGCTGTCACAGATGGAGGCAGTGTGTAACCATTtctgtctgggggtgggggtgatgtGGGCACCATGCCAGGCACCCCACAGCTGCGTTGCCATGGGCATTGTCAGGAGGCCGCACTTAGGGGAATGCAGAGGGACGTCAAGGCAGTCTTCAGGCTGCTGCTCCTGTCCTGCACCATCCTAAGTGACCCTCCCAATGCCACCTCCATCAGCGCTGTCCAGCTGAAATACCATGTGAACCATGTatgccatttaaaattttcagccaggtgccgtggctcaggcctgtaatcccagcactttgggaggccgaaacaggaggacagcttgaggccaggtattcaagaccagcctgggcagcatagcaaatccctgtctctaacaaggttttttgatttgttttgtttttttgtttttttttttcttttttttgagacacagtcttgctctgttgcccaggctggagtgcagtggcaccaatctcagctcactgcaacctctgccttctgggttcacgccattctcctgcctcagcctcccaggtagctgggacctaCAGGCAAATGcctccatacctggctaatttttttttttttttttttttttaagtagggatggggtttcaccatgttagccaggatggtctcgatttcctaaacctcgtgatccgcccgtctcggcctcacaaagtgctgggattacagcagtgagccaccgtgcccggcccagtttgtttttttttaaattagccacaTATGGTAGCATGCTCCTgtcttcccagctactcaggaagccgggacaggtagatcgcttgagcccaaggagttcaagtctgcagtgagcagtgatcatagcactacattccagcctgggcaacaaagtgagatcctgtttcacaAAAACAAATTCTAGTAGccccattaaaaatatttttaaaacgcAGGTGATAATTGTaatagtttatttcatttaacccaaTACATCCAAGACATTGCCATTTCAACATGCAATCCTTTTGAAATTTACTgatgtattttccatttttggGTACTAAGTCTGCCAAACTGGTGTGTTATTTTATGCACTGCACAGCTCTGCTCAGACGAGCTGCATCTCAAGGACTCAGTGTCCTGTATGACTGGTGTCTTCCCGTATTGGGCAACAGAGCTCTGTGGACCCAACTCCCAAACCTATGTCAGCCTCATCTCTGACTGCCTAACCAACACTCCATTTGCATCACTTCACGAGCATCTCAGACCAAACTAAAAGGCATCTTTTGTTTTCTGCCCCAAAAGTGCTCCTACCCGTGACTCCACAAGCTCAGGAAGTAGAGGTTCCATCTTAGCAGCTGTGGAGGCCACCAGTCCTTGCCTCTTCCTGTCCCCTACCTCGTAATTGACCAGGTTCCTATTTATTCACTTCCATAAGAAacaagcacctactgtgtaccggTTGCCCGGCACACAGCAGTGAGCAAGACAGGTAAGGTGCACTACTGCCCTTGGCTCCACCCCTGAAATAGATCTAGATCCGACTGCTTCCAGCACCCTCCACGCCTCGCCACCACCATGGTCAAAGCTGCCATTGCCTCTCATGATGTGGGTGCCACACTGTCCTCCCCAGTCACCCCCCGTGCCATCACACTGCCATTCAGGCTCCTCTCCACGCAGCACCCACTGCGACCTTTAACATTGGTTTGGATCACTCACTCGACCACAATCCTCCGTAGGACTCCTGCCCTGCTCTGCTCCTGGTGACCTCTCCCGTGGCAGACAGTGCTTTAAAaagtattggctgggtgcagtggctcacacctgcaatcccagcacttttggaggccaaggtgggttggatcaattgagcccaggaatttgagaccagcctagtcaacacagtaacaattccatctctacaaaaaaacactaccacatgtatacacacacacacacacacaca from Pan troglodytes isolate AG18354 chromosome 18, NHGRI_mPanTro3-v2.0_pri, whole genome shotgun sequence harbors:
- the LOC104002528 gene encoding LOW QUALITY PROTEIN: uncharacterized protein LOC104002528 (The sequence of the model RefSeq protein was modified relative to this genomic sequence to represent the inferred CDS: inserted 2 bases in 1 codon; deleted 2 bases in 1 codon; substituted 1 base at 1 genomic stop codon); amino-acid sequence: MASHGLVLELLQLSGLKCELPRETEAAYMTSKGTWGQMKDDSGTALVEEDTFREEALTVYGGRHLHIQSPVASRELLAIKGIIQWSCKRGSPPACLVDGQQALPSGGGLYPNSLRQGSVAQASSGCLSWFCMGHFANPEDQFLGFQASAFLLHVLKPPXGAATPSGSSQGGPAMFSGLPVSSLPSVYPQNPSFIPPPSSCVSCSAHTGEALHSSSIFQPWHRTDGKGRAGFSAPGTXGRPHLTPPSPVHQTG